The window ATGGCTTCTCCGTGGCCCGACAAGGTCGTGCCGCTCCATCTTGAGGGGTGAAAACAAAAAGCCGCAGGCCAGGGCATGCGAGACGGATGGTCCGTCGTCACAGATCCTGATCAGCGGCTTTGCTGGTGGGGCGCCCGTCGTTGGACGCCGATTTCGTGACCCGAAGGCCCGGGCGATAAAAAGCAATCGGCGTGCCAGTTTCGGCAAGCCATTGATTCACAACGAAAAGGAAACTCTATGAAGCGTCGAGACTTGCCGGGCGGCTTTCAGCCCGTGCATTGCAAAGTCATTTTTTGTGCAGTGCGCATAAATTAAGCGCCGCGCATCAACCGGCAGATTGCGCGGCGATATAGGCGTCGACGTCGTCGGGATCGAAGCGGCCGCCATCGAAGAATCCATCCGGTCCCAGCGTCAGCGCGCCGGAAGAGCCGACCGGCGTTGCGACCGTCAGCGCCCCCTCGACCTTGGCGCTGGCGGAGGGCATGGCGATGCCGAGGTCCTTCAGCGCGGCCCGGTAGATGTCCGGGCGGTAGGTCTCCGCCGCGATGTGCTGGTGCTTCGTCGTGTGTTCGATCTGCCGCCAGCGAACCATCTGGGTGTAAAACCAGAGCGCATGGCTCTTCCACGGAAAAGTCGCCGCCCTGGCATTCGGTACGAAGAAATCGTCGATGGACCGCACGACGCCGCCCCCGACCGGCAGCTTGCCGCTGAGCGCCGGCAGAAGCAGCTCCACATCGCGCCCGACATAGGCCGGCTGCGCCAGAAGCGCGGCAAGCGCCGCACGATTGTCCGGCCGGGCGCACCACAGCGAGGCCTGGTGCAGCGCCACGAGCAGCGCGGCCATCGCCTCTGGATTGGCTTTGCCCCAACGCGCGTTGACGCCCAGCACCTTTTCCGGGCTCGACTGCCAGATCGCCGCCTTGACGGTCGCAAGATGCCCGCCGCGGCGCAGCACGCCGAACGCGTTCCAGGGTTCGCCCGCACAATAGCCGTCGATCACATGCTCGGCGAGCGCATCGCCCATATCCGGCGGCGGCAGCACGACGATCTCGATATCGCGATCCGGATCGATACCGCTCGCCGCCAGCCAGTACCGCAGTTCGTAATTGTGCCCGGAATAGGGATGCACGACGCCGAAGCGCAGCGGTCGCCCGGCCCGCGCCGCGATCACCGCACGGAGCGCGGCACCATTCGCGCGCGCATCAAGATCATCCGTCGCGCCCTTGTCCGCCATCGCCTGCCAGAGCGCCGGCGAGACGGTGACGGCGTTGCCGCCAAGACCGAGCGCCATGGGCACGATCATGTCGGGGGCGGGAACATTCAGGCCGAGATTGCCGGCGATCGGCATGGGGCCGAGAATATGCGCGACGTCGATATGGCGCACCGCCAGCCGGTCCCGGATGCTTGCCCAGGAGCGCTCGCGCAGCAATGTGAGCGCGATCCCCTGCTCCTCGGCAAAGCCCATCTCGCGGGCGACGACGAGGAGCGCGCTGTCGAGCAACGGCACGAAGCCGGCGGTGATGGCGTGGCGCGTCGTCATTCCGTTCCTCCGGGATCGAGCAAGCCGGCGGCCGTGACAAGGCTTTGCGCTATCTCGGCGATCTTGCGGTTCTGGTTCATCGCCGTGCGGCGCAGCAGCGCATAAGCCTCGTCCTCCGAGAGCCCGCGAGAGCGCATCAGCAGCCCCTTGGCGCGGTCGATGACCTTGCGGCTCTCGAGCTCGCCACGCGTCTCGTCCAGCTCGCGGGTGAGACGGGAAAAGGCGTTGAACCGGCTGATCGCCATCTTCAGGATCGGCCGCACCCGCTCCTGCTTCAGTCCGTCGACAATATAGGCAGACACGCCCGCCTCGACCGCCGCCTCGATGGAGGCCTCGTCGGATTTGTCGACGAACATGGCAATGGGACGCCTGACGGCGCGCGAAAGCTGGAACATGCTTTCCAGCATGTCGCGGTTCGGGTTTTCGAGATCGATGACGATAATATCGGGATTGAGATCGGCAATGCGGCGCGCCAGACCCTGCATGACGTCGATGACCGTCACCTGGTCATAACCGGCATCCCGCAGCCCGTCTTCGATGATGGCGGCGCGAATGCGATTCTCGTCGATAACAAGTACGTTCAGTCCATTCGGCTTCATATGGCGACCGCATCGAAACCGCGCTGCTGAATTGCCGCGTCGTCATTTTGCAATGCAGCATTCTGCAGGCGATATCAAGCCATGCGGCCCATCGGCGTGGGCGACGCGTGTTCGGCTCTTGCGCGCGCGCAGACATCGGCGACTGTTTCAGGAGAAGGCAAAGTCCTCGTGGAAACCTGCAAGCAGCCATGAAACGAACGTGTCGAGGGAAGGCGATATCTCTGCCGATGGCGAGCGAATGATGCCGTAGTGCGAGCCGTCCGGCAGGAAGCCCAGGGGTGCGACGAGGCGCCCCCTGCGGATATCGTCGATGGCCATGATCTTCGGACACATGGCGACACCGAGCCCACTGGCAGCGGCTTCCACCATCAGGAAATGATGATCGAGAAAACGCGTCGACCTTGGCTTCGGTGCCTCCCGGCAGCCGGCAGACCATTTGCTCCAGGCATTGGGCCGGGTCTTCGCGGCAAGCGCGACATAGGCGCCGGCAGAAAACCTCTCGACCATATCGGGATGCATGACCGGCCCGACCTCCTCGGCAATCAGCTGTTCGACGTGCCAACGCGGATCGATTGCGAAATCCAGCCGACGGATGGCCAGCGTGATCCGGTCACGCGCAAAGTCGAAACTGCCGCCGCCGACGGACAGATGAAGGTCTATGTCCGGATGGCGATCCTGAAACTCCGAGAGCCGCGGAATGAGCCAGCGCATGGCGACAGATCGCTCGCTGGAGACGACAATCGGCGGCGACAGCTCGACTTCACGGATATCCTCCAGCGCGGCCGAAACGAGCGACAGGGCATCCGTTGCCGCTTGCGCCAATCGCGCGCCCTCCTTCGTCAACCGCAGACCACGGCCGTCGGGCTCCAGCAGAACGACGCCCAGGTGATCGGAAAGCTTCGATACGCGCCGGCTCACAGCACCGTGGGTGAGATTGAGGTCGGCGGCAGCCGCCCGCACGGATCCAAGCCGCGCCACGACCTCGAATGCACGCAAGTCATCGAGAGAGGAGATTTCCGATCGCTTCATTGGTGATTATTTATCACCAATAATCGTCAGATCATATCGATTTTTCTCCTCGACGTCCGCTAGTATTCAGGAGTCATGAGAGAGATCATTGACCAAATCGAACGGGTCGGCATTGTTGCCGACGACCTGACGAGCGCGGCGGACGGCGCTGGCGCATTTCTGAAATCCGGCTATCAACCCCGGGTCTGCCGGTCGAAACAGGAAACCGGCAGCGCGCAGGTGACGGCCATCGACACGGGCAGCCGGCTCATGACCGAAGTGGACGCCGTGCGCGCCACCGCGCAGGCGATCGCTTCGCTTGCCGGCTGCCGGCACCTCTACAAGACGATCGATTCCACCCTGCGCGGCCATGTTCGCGCGGAGATCGCCGCTGCCTTCAAAGCCAGTGGCCGGGCACGTCTCGTTATCGCTCCGGCATTTCCGGCAGCGGGACGCACCACGATCGACGGCGTCCAACGTCTGCATGGCGAACCAGTCGCGCAGACCGCCTATGGTCACGACCCCGTTCATCCCGCGCGCACGTCGCGGATTGCAGACCTGATCGCACCCGATCTCGGCCGACCGGCGATGGTTCCCGTCAGCGTGACCGACGACGATATCGGGAAGCACATTGCCGGCGCTTCGGTCATCGTCGTCGACGCATACAGCCAGATTCTGCTGAACCGCCGGATTGCGGAGATTGCGAAACACGGCCCGGCTCTATGGGTCGGATCTCCGGGCATGGCCGAGGCCCTGGCCGCGGTCGTCGGCCAATCGCCCGATCGCCAGACCTTTACGCCACCAAACGCTCCGCGTCGCGTTCTCGTCCTCGTCGGCAGCGCAAACCACGTCAGCCACGCCCAATGCGTGGCGCTGGCCGCGGCCGGCGCCTCGGTCGCCGATAGAGCAGAAGGCATCGCTGCGACGGCGTCCATCGCGTGCCTCCATGCCCCGCGCACCCGCACGGCGGATCCGTCGAAGGTTCTCTCCGCACTGGTGGATGAGGCGGAAGTCGCGCTCTCGCGGCAATGCTACGACGCCATTATCGCGACAGGCGGCGAGACGATGAGCGCCCTTATGGACCGCCTCTCCATCCACGCCTTCAACTTGACCCATGAACTCGAGCCCGGCTTTCCGCTCGGCTGCACACGTCTGGTAAATGGACGAACGATGCTGCTTGCCATGAAGGCAGGCGGTTTCGGCTCGGTCATGACCTTGTGCAATGCCGCCAATGCCATCCTTCAGATCGGAGGGAAGCCCGCATGAAAACCATTCTGCGCCCCCTCGCCATTACCATGGGCGACCCGTCGGGCATCGGACCGGAGATCGTCGCGAAGACGATCCTTGCCCGTTCCGATTTGCGTCACAACGTCATTGTCGGCGATCCGGCTGTTCTGGCCAAGGCGATCGCCAGACTGGATGGCGGGCTGCGCCTGAACGAAATCGGCACGGTCGCCGATGCAAAGCCGGAAGGCTTTCTGAACGTCCTCGCCTCGTCCAGGGTCGAGACGCCGCCCCCGCTCGGCATGGTCAGTGCCGCCAGTGGCCGCATGGCCTATGACGCCATCGTTGCGGCGATCGATCTCGCCAGATCAGGCGCGGTCGCCGGGATGATCACGGCGCCGATCCACAAGGAAGCGCTCGCCGCCGCCGGGCTTTCCTATCCCGGCCATACGGAAATCCTCGCGGAAAGGGGCGGCGCGGACCGTGTGGCGATGATGCTCGCCAACGACGACATCCGCACCGTTCTGGTAACGATCCATTGCGCGCTGGCCGAGGCCATCCGCCGAGCCGATTTCGCGGCGCAGATGTCCGCAATACGCCTCGCCCATCAGGGCGGCCGCGCCCTCGGCATCGCCCATCCCCGTATCGCCGTCGCGGGGCTCAATCCGCATGCCGGCGAAGGCGGCCTCTTCGGCGACGAGGAGATACGCATCATCGCCCCGGCCATTGCCGCAGCGCGCGCGGAGGGCATCGACGCCAGCGGCCCCTGGCCCGGCGATACGGTGTTCATGCAGGCGCGGAACGGCCGTTTCGACGTGGTCGTCGCGCAGTATCACGACCACGGTCTGATCGCGGTGAAGTACCTGGGGGTGGAGGAGGGCGTCAACGTGACCCTGGGCCTGCCCTTTGTGCGCACCAGCCCGGACCATGGCACGGCCTTCGATATCGCGGGCCGCGGCACGGCCGACCCGAAAAGTCTCGAAACAGCCATCGATTACGCTCGCCGACTGGCAGACGCGCCATCCGAACAGGAGAACTGACATGTCCGCCACGGACTTCATCTTCATGCTGACCCGCAACGACCGGACGATCCCGGATGCACGGGAGCAGTTGCCCGCCGTGCTTTCGGCGGGTGTTCGGCACATCGGCTTCAAGGATATCGGTCTGCCCCTGGCCGCGCTTGCTGACCTGAACCGGGAAATCCAGCGGGCGGGTGCGAAAAGCTACCTCGAGGTGGTTTCGCTCGACAGGGAAAGCGAGATCGCCTCGGTGCGCGCCGCCCTCACGCTCGGGGTCGACTATCTGCTGGGCGGCACCCATGTGGACGA of the Roseateles sp. XES5 genome contains:
- a CDS encoding ANTAR domain-containing response regulator; the encoded protein is MKPNGLNVLVIDENRIRAAIIEDGLRDAGYDQVTVIDVMQGLARRIADLNPDIIVIDLENPNRDMLESMFQLSRAVRRPIAMFVDKSDEASIEAAVEAGVSAYIVDGLKQERVRPILKMAISRFNAFSRLTRELDETRGELESRKVIDRAKGLLMRSRGLSEDEAYALLRRTAMNQNRKIAEIAQSLVTAAGLLDPGGTE
- the pdxA gene encoding 4-hydroxythreonine-4-phosphate dehydrogenase PdxA; the encoded protein is MKTILRPLAITMGDPSGIGPEIVAKTILARSDLRHNVIVGDPAVLAKAIARLDGGLRLNEIGTVADAKPEGFLNVLASSRVETPPPLGMVSAASGRMAYDAIVAAIDLARSGAVAGMITAPIHKEALAAAGLSYPGHTEILAERGGADRVAMMLANDDIRTVLVTIHCALAEAIRRADFAAQMSAIRLAHQGGRALGIAHPRIAVAGLNPHAGEGGLFGDEEIRIIAPAIAAARAEGIDASGPWPGDTVFMQARNGRFDVVVAQYHDHGLIAVKYLGVEEGVNVTLGLPFVRTSPDHGTAFDIAGRGTADPKSLETAIDYARRLADAPSEQEN
- a CDS encoding LysR substrate-binding domain-containing protein; this encodes MKRSEISSLDDLRAFEVVARLGSVRAAAADLNLTHGAVSRRVSKLSDHLGVVLLEPDGRGLRLTKEGARLAQAATDALSLVSAALEDIREVELSPPIVVSSERSVAMRWLIPRLSEFQDRHPDIDLHLSVGGGSFDFARDRITLAIRRLDFAIDPRWHVEQLIAEEVGPVMHPDMVERFSAGAYVALAAKTRPNAWSKWSAGCREAPKPRSTRFLDHHFLMVEAAASGLGVAMCPKIMAIDDIRRGRLVAPLGFLPDGSHYGIIRSPSAEISPSLDTFVSWLLAGFHEDFAFS
- a CDS encoding four-carbon acid sugar kinase family protein, with amino-acid sequence MREIIDQIERVGIVADDLTSAADGAGAFLKSGYQPRVCRSKQETGSAQVTAIDTGSRLMTEVDAVRATAQAIASLAGCRHLYKTIDSTLRGHVRAEIAAAFKASGRARLVIAPAFPAAGRTTIDGVQRLHGEPVAQTAYGHDPVHPARTSRIADLIAPDLGRPAMVPVSVTDDDIGKHIAGASVIVVDAYSQILLNRRIAEIAKHGPALWVGSPGMAEALAAVVGQSPDRQTFTPPNAPRRVLVLVGSANHVSHAQCVALAAAGASVADRAEGIAATASIACLHAPRTRTADPSKVLSALVDEAEVALSRQCYDAIIATGGETMSALMDRLSIHAFNLTHELEPGFPLGCTRLVNGRTMLLAMKAGGFGSVMTLCNAANAILQIGGKPA
- a CDS encoding CmpA/NrtA family ABC transporter substrate-binding protein, which produces MTTRHAITAGFVPLLDSALLVVAREMGFAEEQGIALTLLRERSWASIRDRLAVRHIDVAHILGPMPIAGNLGLNVPAPDMIVPMALGLGGNAVTVSPALWQAMADKGATDDLDARANGAALRAVIAARAGRPLRFGVVHPYSGHNYELRYWLAASGIDPDRDIEIVVLPPPDMGDALAEHVIDGYCAGEPWNAFGVLRRGGHLATVKAAIWQSSPEKVLGVNARWGKANPEAMAALLVALHQASLWCARPDNRAALAALLAQPAYVGRDVELLLPALSGKLPVGGGVVRSIDDFFVPNARAATFPWKSHALWFYTQMVRWRQIEHTTKHQHIAAETYRPDIYRAALKDLGIAMPSASAKVEGALTVATPVGSSGALTLGPDGFFDGGRFDPDDVDAYIAAQSAG